One Spinacia oleracea cultivar Varoflay chromosome 4, BTI_SOV_V1, whole genome shotgun sequence DNA segment encodes these proteins:
- the LOC110805320 gene encoding alpha-L-fucosidase 2 — protein MDPHSLLLLLLLLLHLCFSFLILGCFGEAFLQHENPNRESWKPTTRMLLENEEKRPLKIKFKDAARNWTDALPIGNGRLGAMVHGGILSEIINLNEDTLWTGVPRDYTNPNSPEALAKVRKLVDNGNFSEATTVADKELSGEPSDVYQLLGDLKLDFHGHNSTHTYQRELDLDTATVTVNYSVGDVKFTREHFASNPDQVIVTKISSSKKGSLSFTVSLDSKLHHHSFIDNKKQIIMEGSCRGKRIPPRIDEVEDYPKGIQFSMVLNLQIGGGSGVIHNVEDHKFRVENADFAIIRLVASSSFDGPFTKPSNSKKNPALEAVTMMNSISNLSYSDLYTRHLDDYQRLFHRVSLHLSKSSKTSHTNNENDEAPTAERVRSFHNDEDPSLVALLFQYGRYLLISSSRQGTQPANLQGIWNKDVEPPWDCAPHTNINLQMNYWPSLPCNLHELQEPLFDFMSFLSINGKKTANINYKASGWVVHQVTDIWAKTSPDRGQAVWALWPMGGAWLSTHLWEHYTYTMDKNFLESKAYPLLEGTASFLLDWWIEGKYGYLESNPSTSPEHMFTAPNGKPASVSYSSTMDVAITKEVFTIIVSAAEELGRTGDDLIRKVVKAQARLPPYRIAKDGTLMEWGQDFVDPDPLHRHVSHLFGIYPGHTITPDENPDLCKAANHSLYKRTEDGPGWSTVWKATLWANLRNSEHAYRMVKHLFNLVDPDKEGNYEGGLYSNLFSAHPPFQIDANFGFSAAVSEMLVQSTMKDLYLLPALPRDKWANGCVKGLKARGGLTVNICWSEGELGEVGLWSTDSNSVKRLHYRGATITTQISSGKVYTFDRQLKCLNIHSL, from the exons ATGGACCCTCACTCTCTCCTCCTCCTACTACTACTTCTACTTCAtctatgtttttcttttctgattttaggCTGTTTTGGGGAAGCATTTCTTCAACATGAAAATCCTAACAGAGAATCATGGAAGCCAACAACAAGAATGCTGCTGGAGAATGAAGAAAAAAGACCTCTTAAGATTAAGTTTAAAGATGCTGCTAGAAATTGGACTGATGCTCTTCCTATTGGTAATGGCCGTCTTGGTGCTATGGTTCACGGTGGAATTCTCTCTGAGATTATTAATCTCAATG AGGACACACTTTGGACCGGCGTTCCCAGAGACTATACAAATCCAAACTCACCAGAAGCACTGGCAAAAGTGAGGAAGCTCGTTGATAACGGAAACTTTTCTGAAGCAACTACTGTTGCAGACAAGGAGCTTTCCGGAGAACCATCTGAT GTTTACCAGCTTTTGGGTGATCTAAAACTGGACTTTCATGGCCACAATTCCACTCATACTTACCAAAGAGAGCTGGATCTGGATACTGCAACTGTCACTGTGAATTACTCAGTTGGTGATGTAAAGTTCACGAGGGAACACTTTGCATCAAATCCTGATCAAGTAATTGTGACCAAGATCTCATCCAGTAAAAAGGGTTCTCTGTCCTTTACAGTATCTTTGGATAGCAAACTGCATCATCATTCCTTCATTGACAACAAAAAACAGATCATTATGGAAGGAAGTTGTCGCGGTAAAAGGATTCCACCAAGAATAGATGAAGTTGAAGATTATCCAAAAGGAATTCAATTCTCTATGGTTCTCAATCTACAAATTGGTGGTGGTAGTGGGGTTATACATAATGTAGAGGATCATAAATTCCGAGTTGAAAATGCAGATTTTGCAATCATTCGTCTGGTGGCATCATCTTCATTTGATGGACCATTCACCAAGCCTTCAAATTCCAAGAAAAATCCTGCTTTAGAAGCTGTCACTATGATGAACTCAATAAGTAATCTCTCATACTCTGATCTTTATACCCGCCATTTAGATGACTATCAGAGACTCTTTCACCGTGTCTCACTTCACCTGTCAAAAAGCAGCAAAACTTCGCATACAAATAATGAAAATGATGAAGCTCCAACTGCAGAGAGGGTAAGATCATTTCATAATGATGAAGATCCATCTCTAGTGGCGCTTTTGTTTCAGTATGGTAGGTACTTGTTGATTTCTAGTTCGAGACAAGGAACTCAGCCTGCAAATCTACAAGGAATATGGAACAAAGATGTTGAGCCACCATGGGATTGTGCTCCTCATACAAACATCAACCTGCAGATGAACTACTGGCCTTCACTTCCTTGCAACCTTCACGAGTTGCAAGAGCCGTTGTTTGATTTCATGTCTTTTCTTTCAATCAATGGAAAGAAAACTGCAAACATAAACTACAAAGCAAGTGGGTGGGTTGTGCACCAAGTGACTGATATTTGGGCAAAGACATCACCTGATAGAGGGCAAGCAGTATGGGCTTTGTGGCCCATGGGCGGGGCATGGCTTTCGACTCACTTATGGGAACACTACACTTATACTATGGATAAGAACTTTCTAGAAAGTAAAGCATACCCTTTACTAGAAGGAACAGCATCTTTTTTATTAGACTGGTGGATTGAAGGAAAATATGGGTACCTAGAAAGTAACCCATCAACTTCACCCGAACATATGTTTACTGCCCCGAATGGAAAGCCTGCAAGTGTGAGCTACTCATCAACCATGGATGTAGCTATAACTAAAGAAGTTTTTACCATAATTGTTTCTGCTGCTGAAGAATTAGGAAGAACTGGAGATGATCTTATCAGGAAAGTTGTGAAGGCTCAAGCAAGACTACCACCTTACAGAATTGCCAAGGATGGTACACTTATGGAATGGGGTCAAGATTTTGTGGACCCTGACCCGTTACATAGACATGTATCACATTTATTTGGTATATACCCAGGTCATACAATAACCCCTGATGAAAACCCAGATCTCTGTAAAGCTGCAAATCATAGCCTTTACAAAAGAACAGAAGACGGCCCTGGGTGGTCTACTGTGTGGAAAGCTACACTGTGGGCGAATCTGCGTAACAGTGAGCATGCATATAGGATGGTTAAGCATTTGTTCAACTTAGTAGACCCTGACAAGGAGGGAAACTATGAAGGAGGACTTTATAGTAATTTGTTCTCAGCACACCCTCCATTTCAGATAGATGCAAACTTTGGGTTTTCTGCTGCTGTATCAGAAATGCTTGTACAGAGCACTATGAAAGATCTTTACTTATTGCCAGCTCTTCCAAGAGACAAATGGGCTAATGGTTGTGTCAAAGGACTCAAGGCTCGAGGTGGTTTGACAGTCAATATTTGTTGGAGCGAAGGGGAATTAGGTGAAGTCGGGCTATGGTCAACGGACTCCAATTCTGTCAAGAGATTGCATTACAGAGGTGCTACTATTACAACACAAATATCATCCGGTAAAGTCTACACATTTGACAGGCAATTAAAGTGCTTAAACATACATTCTCTTTAA